A stretch of the Pseudomonadota bacterium genome encodes the following:
- a CDS encoding electron transport complex subunit E — MSGGRVKNEVTKGFFRENPVFVLMLGLCPSLAVSVSIKNALGMGIAATFVLVSSNAIISLFNRFFPSKIRIPCFIVVIATFVTIVEMLMGAYLPALGESLGIFIPLIVVNCIILGRAEAFAQRNRLLPSVFDGLGMGAGFAFALVIIAAIREVAGSGTFWGIRITSAYAPEGAIHPAAVMVMAPGAFFVIAFIMAFINWRRAARPARSA, encoded by the coding sequence ATTTCAGGGGGGCGAGTGAAAAACGAGGTCACAAAAGGATTCTTCCGCGAGAATCCGGTCTTCGTGCTCATGCTCGGGCTGTGCCCCTCGCTCGCGGTCTCGGTCTCAATAAAGAACGCGCTCGGCATGGGGATCGCCGCCACTTTCGTGCTCGTATCGTCCAACGCGATCATCTCCCTGTTCAACCGCTTCTTCCCCTCGAAGATCCGCATACCCTGCTTCATCGTGGTGATCGCTACGTTCGTCACGATCGTGGAGATGCTCATGGGCGCCTATCTGCCGGCGCTGGGCGAGTCGCTCGGGATCTTCATCCCGCTCATCGTGGTGAACTGCATAATACTCGGCCGGGCAGAGGCGTTCGCGCAGCGCAACAGGCTCCTTCCGTCGGTGTTCGACGGCCTGGGGATGGGCGCGGGGTTTGCGTTCGCGCTGGTGATCATCGCCGCGATCCGCGAGGTCGCTGGCTCGGGCACGTTCTGGGGGATAAGGATAACATCTGCCTACGCGCCGGAGGGCGCGATACACCCGGCCGCCGTGATGGTGATGGCGCCGGGCGCGTTCTTCGTAATCGCGTTCATCATGGCGTTCATCAACTGGAGGAGGGCGGCGAGGCCGGCCCGCAGCGCATGA
- a CDS encoding FAD:protein FMN transferase — translation MNRSLKVLSVAAIVAIFAILALLIVRSEPSRREATFFPMGGIPFKVVAYGRSAVEFDADMAAVKRRVEDLEQRFNRFKEGSELAAVNGLDPGSSLEISSDMQRIIALSREWHGASLGAFDPTVTPLIELWRESGREGRLPDASRIAAARSMVGFDKVRVRGGKVRFARDGMSLDFGAIAKGLIADEVANLLMRRGVARGVIDAGGNGLAFGAGSFRFGIQDPMKERGMLMGAVDVTMGGVVTSGSYERFVKIGGRRYSHIIDPRDGMPVENGMIAATVVGGTGAGADSLATALMVLGKDEGRRVVKSLEGYDAMLVEGGPLGPVVWVSANLASRLVLTKEWAERVRLF, via the coding sequence ATGAATCGAAGCCTCAAGGTTTTATCCGTCGCTGCCATCGTCGCGATCTTCGCAATCCTCGCGCTGCTCATCGTGCGCAGCGAGCCGTCGAGGCGCGAGGCGACGTTCTTCCCCATGGGCGGCATCCCGTTCAAGGTGGTGGCCTACGGCCGCAGCGCCGTGGAGTTCGATGCGGACATGGCCGCGGTAAAGCGGCGCGTCGAGGACCTCGAGCAGCGCTTCAACCGGTTCAAGGAGGGGAGCGAGCTCGCGGCCGTAAACGGGCTCGATCCGGGCTCCTCGCTCGAGATCAGCTCCGACATGCAGAGGATCATCGCGCTCTCGCGCGAGTGGCACGGGGCCAGCCTCGGGGCCTTCGACCCCACCGTCACTCCTCTCATCGAGCTGTGGAGAGAGTCGGGCAGGGAGGGCCGGCTTCCGGACGCGTCGAGGATCGCCGCCGCGCGATCCATGGTCGGGTTCGACAAGGTGCGCGTGCGCGGCGGCAAGGTGCGTTTTGCGAGGGACGGGATGTCTCTCGATTTCGGCGCGATCGCAAAGGGGCTGATCGCCGACGAGGTCGCCAACCTCCTCATGCGTCGCGGGGTGGCTCGCGGCGTGATCGACGCGGGTGGGAACGGGCTCGCCTTCGGGGCCGGCTCGTTCCGCTTCGGAATCCAGGACCCCATGAAGGAGCGCGGCATGCTCATGGGGGCGGTCGATGTGACGATGGGCGGGGTGGTCACCTCCGGCAGCTACGAGCGCTTCGTCAAGATAGGCGGCAGGCGTTATTCGCACATCATCGACCCCAGAGACGGCATGCCGGTGGAAAACGGGATGATCGCAGCCACGGTCGTGGGCGGGACCGGCGCCGGCGCGGACTCGCTCGCCACGGCTCTCATGGTCCTGGGCAAGGATGAAGGACGGAGGGTCGTAAAATCGCTCGAGGGATACGACGCCATGCTCGTCGAAGGGGGGCCCCTCGGCCCTGTGGTCTGGGTCTCTGCGAACCTGGCCTCCAGGCTCGTTCTCACAAAGGAGTGGGCCGAAAGGGTGAGGCTTTTCTAA